One stretch of Streptomyces sp. NBC_00443 DNA includes these proteins:
- a CDS encoding DUF1203 domain-containing protein: MTTYLARPIGPTALKELRSADDAGRRTVPVTDEEGGAPLRCCLRKSAPGERIALVSYAPLRRWAAENGVDPGAYDEQGPVFIHAEDCEGPQQDGLPFVNARRVVRRYSAEGHILGGQPAEGADDTGGALHNAFDDPAVALVHVRAVEYGCFLYEVRRA; encoded by the coding sequence ATGACGACCTATCTCGCACGCCCCATCGGTCCGACGGCCCTGAAGGAGCTTCGCTCTGCTGACGACGCGGGACGCCGGACGGTTCCCGTGACCGACGAGGAGGGCGGGGCGCCCCTGCGCTGCTGCCTGCGAAAGAGTGCGCCGGGGGAGCGGATCGCCCTGGTCTCCTACGCTCCCCTGCGCCGCTGGGCGGCTGAGAACGGCGTCGATCCGGGGGCGTACGACGAGCAGGGGCCCGTCTTCATCCACGCGGAGGACTGCGAGGGGCCGCAGCAGGACGGCCTGCCCTTCGTGAACGCTCGACGCGTGGTCCGCCGGTACTCGGCCGAGGGGCACATCCTCGGCGGACAGCCGGCCGAGGGCGCGGACGACACGGGCGGCGCGCTCCACAACGCGTTCGACGACCCGGCCGTGGCGCTCGTCCACGTCCGGGCCGTCGAGTACGGGTGCTTCCTCTACGAGGTCCGCAGGGCCTAG
- a CDS encoding aspartate-semialdehyde dehydrogenase, producing MRVGIVGATGQVGTVMRSILKERDFPVTELRLFASARSAGSVLDGVTVEDAATADYTGLDIVLFSAGGSTSKALAPKVASQGAVVIDNSSAWRRDPEVPLVVSEVNPHAITDRPKGIIANPNCTTMAAMPVLKPLHAEAGLEALVVATYQAVSGSGLAGVDELFEQVKKVGDDAPKLTHDGSAAEFPEPHKYVAPIAYNVLPMAGSIVDDGLHETDEEQKLRHESRKILEVPELKVSGTCVRVPVFSGHSLQVNARFARPISVERAKELLAGAPGVALSDVPNPLQAAGQDPSFVGRIRADETVEHGLALFLSNDNLRKGAALNAVQIAELVAAELKG from the coding sequence GTGAGGGTCGGAATCGTCGGAGCCACCGGTCAGGTCGGCACGGTCATGCGCAGCATCCTCAAGGAGCGCGACTTCCCGGTCACCGAGCTGCGCCTGTTCGCCTCGGCCCGCTCGGCCGGCTCGGTGCTCGACGGTGTGACCGTGGAGGACGCGGCGACGGCCGACTACACCGGCCTGGACATCGTCCTGTTCTCGGCGGGCGGCTCGACCTCGAAGGCTCTCGCCCCGAAGGTGGCCTCGCAGGGCGCAGTCGTGATCGACAACTCCTCGGCCTGGCGCCGCGACCCCGAGGTCCCGCTGGTCGTCTCCGAGGTGAACCCGCACGCGATCACCGACCGCCCCAAGGGCATCATCGCCAACCCGAACTGCACGACGATGGCCGCGATGCCGGTCCTGAAGCCGCTGCACGCCGAGGCCGGCCTCGAGGCGCTGGTCGTGGCCACGTACCAGGCGGTGTCGGGTTCGGGTCTGGCCGGCGTCGACGAGCTGTTCGAGCAGGTCAAGAAGGTCGGCGACGACGCGCCCAAGCTGACCCACGACGGCTCGGCGGCGGAGTTCCCCGAGCCGCACAAGTACGTCGCCCCGATCGCGTACAACGTCCTGCCGATGGCCGGCTCGATCGTCGACGACGGTCTGCACGAGACCGACGAGGAGCAGAAGCTCCGTCACGAGTCCCGCAAGATCCTGGAGGTCCCGGAGCTGAAGGTCTCCGGCACCTGCGTGCGCGTCCCGGTCTTCTCCGGCCACTCCCTCCAGGTCAACGCCCGCTTCGCCCGCCCGATCAGCGTGGAGCGCGCCAAGGAGCTGCTGGCCGGCGCCCCCGGCGTGGCCCTGTCCGACGTGCCGAACCCGCTGCAGGCGGCCGGCCAGGACCCGTCGTTCGTCGGCCGCATCCGTGCCGACGAGACGGTCGAGCACGGCCTCGCCCTCTTCCTCTCCAACGACAACCTCCGCAAGGGCGCCGCGCTGAACGCGGTGCAGATCGCGGAGCTGGTGGCGGCGGAGCTGAAGGGCTAG
- a CDS encoding RNA polymerase sigma factor, translating to MAVLRRRARRDQGGGAVRDVPDDPLDAAQERRVRAVLALGGVPQTDLPDGVQQVRLRLLERAASGREAPRDVSAWAAVVASNLAMDWHRAKKRQERLGERLASLRQLEHPSGEDTSLLSLAVAQGLDELPDTQRQVLVLRFYGDLPVRDIAEELGIPEGTVKSRLHTAVRALRARLHEDEVV from the coding sequence GTGGCTGTGCTGCGCAGAAGGGCCCGCCGCGACCAGGGGGGCGGTGCCGTCCGGGACGTACCGGACGATCCGCTGGACGCGGCCCAGGAGCGCCGGGTGCGGGCAGTGCTCGCCCTCGGCGGAGTGCCGCAGACGGACCTGCCGGACGGGGTGCAGCAGGTCCGTCTGCGGCTGCTGGAGCGGGCCGCCAGTGGCCGCGAGGCGCCGCGGGACGTGTCGGCGTGGGCGGCGGTCGTCGCATCCAACCTCGCCATGGACTGGCACCGGGCCAAGAAGCGCCAGGAGCGGCTCGGCGAGCGGCTCGCCTCCTTGCGCCAGCTCGAGCACCCCTCCGGCGAGGACACCAGCCTGCTCTCCCTCGCCGTCGCCCAGGGCCTGGACGAACTGCCCGACACCCAGCGCCAGGTCCTGGTCCTGCGGTTCTACGGCGACCTTCCGGTCCGCGACATCGCCGAGGAGCTCGGCATCCCGGAGGGCACGGTCAAGAGCAGGCTGCACACGGCGGTACGGGCTCTGCGCGCCCGCCTGCACGAGGACGAGGTGGTGTGA
- a CDS encoding S8 family serine peptidase: MTLTPQREPKPGARRAARIAVAAGLVAALSAAGPIPMAMAADPAPAADPSVKSAHDKLGSDDADLLAEAKSDGDKNVTMMIATAPGQTEKVAEQLDAVGSVGRTYDKLGYVRATVPTGKADSAIAAATKLSSVHGIDLREEIPLDDPAVDTKKSTAARTSYSGPSKSTPAENPYNPSFETGSVDFVKKNPKADGRGITIGILDSGVDLAHPALQKTTTGERKIVDWVTATDPLVDNDRTWRPMVTSVSGPTFSYGGKTWTAPAGSYQVSTFLESYTTGGDAAGDANRDGDKTDSWGVLYDAANGTVRVDLNNNNDFGDDTPMKPYKDGFQIGYFGTDNPATDVAERQPFVVQIRKDVPMDPLGGDWVGQKRDFVNIGVIESEHGTHVAGITAANGLFGGKMNGQAPGAKLVASRACTWSGGCTNVALTEGMIDLVVNRGVDIVNMSIGGLPALNDGNNARAELYTRLIDTYGVQLVISAGNSGPGANTIGDPALAAKVISVGATVSRETWAANYGSVVEKKYAMMPFSSRGPREDGGFTPTLSAPGAAINTIQTWLPGAPVAEAGYTLPAGYGMLQGTSMASPQAAGASALLLSAAKQKGIDLTPAKLRTALNSTADHIKGVQAYEEGAGLINVPDAWNSIRDGATAHEYTVKAPVDTAIDQFLKTPGFGTGVYDREGGLKAGQKKTYDVTITRTSGADKAVRHELHFENNAGGTFRIVGSDEVSLGLNKPVTVKVAAKSSSAGIKSAILEVDDPRTEGIDKQVLNTVVVSAPVEYTYSAAGTTQRNSTKSYFVTVPEGAKSLEVAIGGLKDKSQTRFIAIHPYGVPSDNTGTPYCYNNYLDGNGCKPDVRSYADPQAGVWEIEVESRRTSPLLDNPFKLDVTVLGAAFDPETVTVPEAKVGTPAAASWKVTNKYAAIDGKLAGGPLGSSKAARPTIAEGATQTTTVEVPAGATSLDVSIGNVSDAAADLDLAVYDAAGTEVGSSADGDSEESVSIAKPAAGKYSIEVIGYSVPAGSTAYDYLDVFFSAALGTVTVDASPVKLGTGDTATVAGSVTALAPAPEGREFFGQVQLLNARGTVAGLGNVKIEKVTP; encoded by the coding sequence ATGACCCTCACCCCCCAGCGCGAACCCAAGCCGGGCGCGAGACGCGCGGCCCGCATAGCCGTGGCCGCTGGTCTCGTCGCCGCGCTGTCCGCAGCCGGGCCGATACCCATGGCCATGGCCGCGGACCCCGCGCCCGCCGCGGACCCGAGCGTCAAGTCCGCGCACGACAAGCTCGGTTCGGACGACGCCGACCTCCTCGCCGAGGCGAAGTCCGACGGCGACAAGAACGTCACGATGATGATCGCGACCGCGCCCGGACAGACCGAGAAGGTCGCCGAGCAGCTGGACGCGGTCGGCTCTGTGGGCCGTACCTACGACAAGCTCGGCTATGTCCGCGCGACCGTCCCCACCGGCAAGGCCGACTCGGCCATCGCCGCGGCGACGAAGCTCTCCTCGGTGCACGGCATCGACCTGCGCGAGGAGATACCCCTGGACGACCCCGCCGTCGACACGAAGAAGTCGACGGCCGCCCGGACCTCGTACTCCGGCCCGTCCAAGAGCACGCCGGCCGAGAACCCGTACAACCCGTCCTTCGAGACGGGCTCCGTCGACTTCGTGAAGAAGAACCCGAAGGCGGACGGCCGCGGCATCACCATCGGCATCCTCGACAGCGGTGTGGACCTCGCCCACCCGGCGCTGCAGAAGACCACCACCGGTGAGCGCAAGATCGTCGACTGGGTCACCGCCACCGACCCGCTCGTCGACAACGACCGCACCTGGCGCCCGATGGTGACCTCCGTCTCCGGGCCCACGTTCAGCTACGGCGGCAAGACCTGGACCGCGCCTGCCGGTTCCTACCAGGTCAGCACGTTCCTGGAGTCGTACACCACCGGCGGCGACGCGGCGGGCGACGCCAACCGTGACGGCGACAAGACCGACTCGTGGGGCGTGCTCTACGACGCCGCGAACGGCACGGTCCGGGTCGACCTCAACAACAACAACGACTTCGGTGACGACACCCCGATGAAACCGTACAAGGACGGCTTCCAGATCGGGTACTTCGGCACCGACAACCCGGCCACCGACGTAGCCGAGCGGCAGCCGTTCGTCGTGCAGATCCGCAAGGACGTGCCGATGGACCCGCTGGGCGGCGACTGGGTCGGCCAGAAGCGCGACTTCGTCAACATCGGCGTCATCGAGTCCGAGCACGGCACCCACGTCGCCGGCATCACCGCCGCGAACGGCCTGTTCGGCGGGAAGATGAACGGCCAGGCCCCCGGCGCCAAGCTCGTCGCCTCCCGTGCCTGCACCTGGAGCGGCGGCTGCACCAACGTCGCGCTCACCGAGGGCATGATCGACCTCGTCGTCAACCGTGGCGTCGACATCGTCAACATGTCCATCGGCGGTCTGCCGGCGCTGAACGACGGCAACAACGCCCGCGCCGAGCTGTACACGCGCCTGATCGACACCTACGGCGTCCAGCTCGTGATCTCGGCCGGCAACTCCGGCCCCGGCGCGAACACCATCGGTGACCCGGCGCTTGCCGCCAAGGTCATCTCGGTCGGCGCGACCGTCTCCAGGGAGACCTGGGCCGCCAACTACGGCTCCGTCGTGGAGAAGAAGTACGCGATGATGCCGTTCTCCTCGCGCGGCCCGCGTGAGGACGGCGGCTTCACCCCGACGCTGTCGGCGCCGGGTGCCGCGATCAACACCATCCAGACGTGGCTGCCGGGCGCCCCGGTCGCCGAGGCGGGCTACACCCTCCCGGCCGGCTACGGCATGCTCCAGGGCACCTCGATGGCGTCCCCGCAGGCCGCGGGCGCGTCCGCACTGCTGCTGAGCGCCGCCAAGCAGAAGGGCATCGATCTGACGCCCGCGAAGCTTCGCACCGCGCTGAACTCGACCGCCGACCACATCAAGGGCGTGCAGGCGTACGAGGAGGGTGCCGGTCTCATCAACGTCCCGGACGCCTGGAACTCCATCCGTGACGGCGCGACCGCCCACGAGTACACGGTGAAGGCGCCGGTCGACACCGCGATCGACCAGTTCCTGAAGACGCCGGGCTTCGGCACGGGCGTCTACGACCGCGAGGGCGGCCTCAAGGCCGGGCAGAAGAAGACGTACGACGTCACGATCACCCGTACGTCCGGCGCGGACAAGGCGGTCCGGCACGAGCTGCACTTCGAGAACAACGCCGGGGGCACCTTCAGGATCGTCGGCTCCGACGAGGTCAGCCTCGGCCTGAACAAGCCGGTCACCGTCAAGGTCGCCGCGAAGTCCTCCTCGGCGGGCATCAAGAGCGCGATCCTGGAGGTCGACGACCCGCGCACCGAGGGCATCGACAAGCAGGTCCTCAACACGGTCGTGGTCTCGGCGCCGGTCGAGTACACCTACTCGGCGGCCGGTACGACGCAGCGCAACAGCACCAAGTCGTACTTCGTGACCGTCCCCGAGGGCGCGAAGTCGCTGGAGGTCGCGATCGGCGGGCTCAAGGACAAGAGCCAGACCCGGTTCATCGCCATCCACCCGTACGGCGTTCCGTCCGACAACACCGGCACCCCGTACTGCTACAACAACTACCTCGACGGCAACGGCTGCAAGCCGGACGTGCGTTCCTACGCCGACCCGCAGGCCGGTGTCTGGGAGATCGAGGTCGAGTCGCGCCGTACGTCGCCGCTGCTCGACAACCCGTTCAAGCTGGACGTCACCGTCCTCGGCGCGGCCTTCGACCCGGAGACCGTGACCGTCCCCGAGGCCAAGGTCGGCACCCCGGCCGCGGCCTCCTGGAAGGTGACCAACAAGTACGCCGCGATCGACGGCAAGCTGGCCGGCGGCCCGCTCGGCTCGTCGAAGGCGGCCCGTCCGACCATCGCCGAGGGCGCCACGCAGACCACCACGGTCGAGGTGCCCGCGGGCGCCACGTCGCTCGACGTCTCCATCGGCAACGTCTCCGACGCGGCCGCGGACCTCGACCTGGCCGTCTACGACGCGGCCGGCACCGAGGTCGGCAGCTCCGCCGACGGCGACTCGGAGGAGTCGGTGTCGATCGCGAAGCCGGCCGCCGGGAAGTACAGCATCGAGGTCATCGGCTACTCGGTGCCGGCGGGCTCGACGGCGTACGACTACCTGGACGTGTTCTTCTCCGCCGCGCTCGGCACCGTCACGGTGGACGCCTCGCCGGTGAAGCTCGGCACGGGTGACACGGCCACGGTCGCCGGCAGCGTCACCGCGCTGGCGCCCGCGCCGGAGGGCCGTGAGTTCTTCGGCCAGGTCCAGCTGCTCAACGCCCGGGGCACGGTCGCGGGCCTGGGCAACGTGAAGATCGAGAAGGTCACGCCGTAG
- a CDS encoding NUDIX hydrolase: MQKKLRVAAYAICVRDGQLLLARSPAPGGGFEWMLPGGGMEHGEDPYDTVVREVEEETGYLVEPTGLLGLDSAHRVFPARFGRDVDHHGVRLVYEARVTGGDLRYEANGSTNMAAWHPLDDVPDLTRVSMVDNGLALWRERPAAGRILGAGT; the protein is encoded by the coding sequence GTGCAAAAGAAGTTGAGGGTGGCGGCCTACGCCATTTGCGTGCGTGACGGACAACTCCTCCTCGCCCGGTCCCCGGCCCCCGGCGGCGGCTTCGAATGGATGCTGCCCGGCGGCGGTATGGAGCACGGCGAGGATCCCTACGACACGGTCGTGCGGGAGGTGGAGGAGGAGACCGGCTACCTCGTCGAACCGACCGGCCTGCTCGGCCTCGACTCCGCCCACCGCGTCTTCCCGGCCCGCTTCGGCCGCGACGTCGACCACCACGGCGTCCGCCTCGTCTACGAGGCCCGCGTCACCGGCGGCGACCTTCGCTACGAGGCCAACGGCTCCACCAACATGGCGGCCTGGCATCCCCTGGACGACGTCCCGGACCTGACCCGTGTCTCCATGGTCGACAACGGGCTGGCGCTGTGGCGCGAGCGGCCGGCGGCGGGGCGCATCCTGGGCGCCGGCACATAG
- a CDS encoding TIGR03767 family metallophosphoesterase: MSRIRSVASSAGVHRRTLLAATGAVTLSAGVGYTLRPTDSEAATTAGPASAQGAGAGNAAAEAPVGASRKLPVALAPYTRGTTLANVATPRGTSGYRRLGDGPGWRRVVRDDLAAPKADRAKRRTALAAFVQLTDLHLIDAQHPLRLEYLRSTDVHAWRPQETLTVPGAVALVERLNALRGAPVTGAPFHFAMTTGDNTDNNCRSELEWFLTVMSGGRVTPNTGDPRQYEGVQNSGLKLYWQADDSVRDADKQVGFPHLEGFLAAAIRETRSPGLNIPWYSTVGNHDAMPLGTYASHSDSYLTDLAVGGKKLMNVSAADAKKLQDSLKQDKDPRGTVFKDFLKAHARSMRSVTPDEKRAPFTPKDYVRAHLDPAFRGLGPVGHGYSTANLDAGTQYYSFRIADDVIGISLDTTDPGGHYEGSIGAAQFNWLDRTLRENKDSYAIIFSHHTSKTMGNLRRDPARPSERRVGGAELVQLLGGHRNVLAWVNGHIHKNVITPHSASGGRSFWEISTASHVDFPQLARIIEVVDNKDGTISLFTTLIESSAPHATDFTDLSQTGLAALYRELSLNAPGARSTLAGERGDRNTELVLKKA, encoded by the coding sequence ATGTCGCGCATACGCTCTGTCGCCAGCTCCGCTGGGGTCCACCGCCGTACTCTGCTCGCCGCCACCGGTGCGGTGACCCTCTCCGCGGGGGTCGGATACACCCTGCGGCCCACCGACAGCGAGGCCGCCACCACGGCGGGCCCCGCGAGCGCGCAGGGCGCCGGTGCGGGCAACGCCGCGGCCGAGGCCCCGGTCGGTGCCTCCCGCAAGCTGCCGGTCGCGCTCGCGCCGTACACGCGGGGCACCACTCTGGCCAATGTCGCCACCCCGCGCGGTACCTCCGGCTACCGCCGGCTCGGTGACGGCCCCGGCTGGCGCCGCGTCGTCCGTGACGACCTGGCCGCCCCCAAGGCGGACCGCGCGAAGCGGCGTACGGCGCTCGCCGCCTTCGTGCAGCTCACCGACCTGCACCTGATCGACGCCCAGCACCCGCTGCGGCTGGAGTACCTGCGCTCGACGGACGTGCACGCCTGGCGGCCGCAGGAGACGCTGACCGTGCCCGGCGCGGTGGCGCTGGTCGAGCGGCTCAACGCGCTGCGGGGCGCCCCCGTCACCGGCGCCCCGTTCCACTTCGCGATGACCACCGGCGACAACACGGACAACAACTGCAGGTCCGAGCTGGAGTGGTTCCTCACGGTGATGAGCGGCGGCCGCGTCACCCCGAACACCGGTGACCCGCGGCAGTACGAGGGCGTCCAGAACAGCGGCCTGAAGCTGTACTGGCAGGCCGACGACAGCGTCCGCGACGCCGACAAGCAGGTCGGCTTCCCGCACCTCGAGGGCTTCCTCGCCGCCGCGATCCGCGAGACGCGCAGCCCCGGTCTGAACATCCCCTGGTACTCGACGGTCGGCAACCACGACGCGATGCCGCTCGGCACCTACGCCTCGCACAGCGACTCCTACCTGACCGACCTGGCCGTCGGCGGCAAGAAGCTGATGAACGTCTCCGCCGCGGACGCCAAGAAGCTCCAGGACTCCCTCAAGCAGGACAAGGACCCGCGGGGCACCGTCTTCAAGGACTTCCTCAAGGCCCACGCCCGCTCGATGCGCTCGGTCACGCCGGACGAGAAGCGGGCGCCGTTCACGCCGAAGGACTATGTGCGGGCCCACCTGGACCCGGCCTTCCGCGGCCTCGGCCCCGTCGGCCACGGTTACTCCACGGCCAACCTGGACGCGGGCACCCAGTACTACAGCTTCCGCATCGCCGACGACGTCATCGGCATCAGCCTCGACACCACCGACCCGGGCGGCCACTACGAAGGGTCCATCGGGGCGGCCCAGTTCAACTGGCTGGACCGGACGCTGCGGGAGAACAAGGACTCGTACGCGATCATCTTCAGCCATCACACCAGCAAGACGATGGGCAACCTCCGCCGCGACCCGGCCCGCCCGAGTGAGCGGCGCGTGGGCGGCGCCGAGCTGGTCCAGCTGCTGGGCGGTCACCGCAACGTTCTGGCCTGGGTGAACGGCCACATCCACAAGAACGTCATCACCCCGCACTCGGCCTCCGGTGGCCGTTCCTTCTGGGAGATCTCCACCGCCTCCCACGTCGACTTCCCCCAACTCGCCCGGATCATCGAGGTGGTGGACAACAAGGACGGCACGATCTCGCTGTTCACCACCCTGATCGAGTCCTCGGCCCCGCACGCCACCGACTTCACGGACCTCTCCCAGACGGGCCTGGCCGCCCTCTACCGCGAGCTGTCCCTCAACGCCCCCGGCGCGCGCTCGACGCTGGCGGGTGAGCGGGGGGACCGCAACACGGAACTGGTCCTGAAGAAGGCCTGA
- the pepN gene encoding aminopeptidase N, translated as MPGENLSRDEARERAALLAVDGYDVFLDVRSALDEGDPDGGAPRTFRSVTTIRFRCAEPGATSFADLIAPSVTALSLNGRDLDPSEVFDGSRIVLEDLAADNELVVDAQCAYSRTGEGMHRFVDPEDGEVYLYTQYEPADSRRVFANFEQPDLKAPFRFEVRAPEGWTVWSNGAGELTDGIWRFAETKPISTYITCVVAGPYHYVTDSYSRTFADGTTLRIPLGAMCRKGLAPYFDADDVFLVTKQGLDFFHDHFDYPYPFGKYDQAFVPEYNLGAMENPGMVTFREEFIFRGKVTRSSYEGRANVILHEMAHMWFGDLVTMEWWDDLWLKESFADFMGTFANVGATRFKDAWITFANRRKAWAYRADQLPSTHPITADIRDLQDAKLNFDGITYAKGASVLKQLVAYVGQDAFLEGARRYFKRHAYGNTRLGDLLSVLEETSGRDMGVWARSWLQTAGVNSLTSQVLLDAEGRIDELAVVQDAAESHPELRPHRVAVGLYRRGSGGALERYAQAEVDVDGPRTVVPELAGAVAPELVLVNDDDLTYCKTRFDETSLATLREHLGALTDPLARALCWSALWNMTRDALLPAREFVDLVLRFAGRESDIGVLQMLHAWANSSLVNYVAPEWRQTGERLLAEGALRELRAAAPGSEQQLAWARFLASVASGPEDLGLLRGLLEGAEKIEGLEVDQELRWAFLEPLAAHGAADESVLAAELARDDTASGRRHQVRCLAARPSEAVKAQAWAQVVESDALSNALVEATISGFAQPSQRELLAPYAERYFAAIERVWAERSIQIGMVVVQGLFPALQQSQATLDATDAWLAAHAGAAPALRRLVLEARDDLARGLRGQACDAAAADASTAG; from the coding sequence GTGCCCGGTGAGAATCTGTCCCGCGACGAGGCCCGGGAGCGGGCCGCCCTGCTGGCCGTCGACGGGTACGACGTGTTCCTCGACGTGCGTTCGGCCCTCGACGAGGGGGACCCCGACGGCGGGGCGCCGCGCACCTTCCGCTCGGTCACCACCATCCGCTTCCGGTGCGCCGAGCCCGGCGCCACCAGCTTCGCGGACCTGATCGCGCCGAGTGTGACGGCCCTCTCCCTCAACGGCAGGGACCTGGACCCGAGCGAGGTCTTCGACGGCTCGCGGATCGTCCTGGAGGACCTCGCCGCGGACAACGAGCTCGTCGTCGACGCGCAGTGCGCCTACTCCCGCACCGGTGAGGGCATGCACCGCTTCGTCGACCCGGAGGACGGCGAGGTCTACCTCTACACGCAGTACGAGCCGGCCGACTCCCGCCGCGTGTTCGCGAACTTCGAGCAGCCGGACCTCAAGGCGCCGTTCCGCTTCGAGGTGCGGGCGCCCGAGGGGTGGACGGTGTGGAGCAACGGGGCCGGTGAACTCACCGACGGCATCTGGCGGTTCGCGGAGACCAAGCCGATCTCGACGTACATCACGTGTGTGGTGGCGGGCCCGTACCACTACGTCACGGACTCGTACTCGCGCACGTTCGCCGACGGCACCACGCTTCGGATCCCGCTCGGCGCGATGTGCCGCAAGGGGCTCGCCCCGTACTTCGACGCCGACGACGTCTTCCTGGTCACCAAGCAGGGCCTGGACTTCTTCCACGACCATTTCGACTACCCGTACCCCTTCGGGAAGTACGACCAGGCGTTCGTGCCCGAGTACAACCTCGGCGCGATGGAGAACCCGGGGATGGTGACCTTCCGGGAGGAGTTCATCTTCCGCGGCAAGGTCACGCGGTCGTCGTACGAGGGCCGGGCGAACGTCATCCTGCACGAGATGGCGCACATGTGGTTCGGCGACCTGGTCACCATGGAGTGGTGGGACGACCTGTGGCTGAAGGAGTCCTTCGCGGACTTCATGGGCACGTTCGCGAACGTCGGCGCGACCCGCTTCAAGGACGCCTGGATCACCTTCGCCAACCGCCGCAAGGCCTGGGCCTACCGCGCCGACCAGCTGCCCTCCACGCACCCGATCACAGCGGACATCCGTGACCTCCAGGACGCGAAGCTCAACTTCGACGGCATCACGTACGCCAAGGGCGCTTCGGTGCTGAAGCAACTCGTCGCGTACGTCGGGCAGGACGCGTTCCTGGAGGGTGCGCGGCGCTACTTCAAGCGGCACGCGTACGGCAACACGCGGCTCGGTGATCTGCTGTCGGTGCTGGAGGAGACCAGCGGCCGGGACATGGGCGTATGGGCCCGCTCCTGGCTGCAGACGGCGGGCGTGAACTCGCTGACCTCCCAGGTGCTGTTGGACGCCGAGGGCCGGATTGACGAGCTGGCGGTGGTGCAGGATGCGGCCGAGTCGCACCCCGAACTGCGCCCGCACCGGGTGGCGGTGGGCCTGTACCGGCGGGGCTCGGGCGGGGCTCTGGAGCGGTACGCGCAGGCCGAGGTGGACGTCGACGGTCCGCGCACGGTCGTGCCGGAGCTTGCGGGTGCCGTGGCGCCGGAGCTGGTGCTGGTCAACGACGACGACCTGACGTACTGCAAGACCCGCTTCGACGAGACGTCCCTGGCCACCCTGCGGGAGCACCTGGGCGCGCTGACCGACCCGCTCGCCCGTGCCCTGTGCTGGTCGGCGCTGTGGAACATGACGCGGGACGCGCTGCTGCCGGCGCGGGAGTTCGTGGATCTGGTGCTGCGGTTCGCGGGGCGCGAGTCGGACATCGGCGTGCTGCAGATGCTGCATGCGTGGGCGAACTCGTCGCTGGTCAACTACGTGGCGCCCGAGTGGCGGCAGACCGGCGAACGGCTGCTGGCCGAGGGCGCGTTGCGGGAGCTGCGGGCCGCCGCGCCGGGCAGCGAGCAGCAGTTGGCGTGGGCGCGGTTCCTCGCGTCGGTGGCGTCGGGGCCGGAGGACCTGGGGCTGCTGCGGGGTCTGCTGGAGGGCGCGGAGAAGATCGAGGGGCTGGAGGTCGACCAGGAGCTGCGCTGGGCGTTCCTGGAGCCGCTGGCCGCGCACGGGGCGGCCGACGAGTCGGTGCTGGCTGCCGAACTGGCCCGCGACGACACGGCGTCCGGCAGGCGCCACCAGGTCCGCTGCCTCGCCGCCCGGCCGTCGGAGGCGGTGAAGGCACAGGCGTGGGCGCAGGTCGTCGAGTCCGACGCGCTGTCCAACGCCCTGGTCGAGGCGACCATCTCCGGCTTCGCCCAGCCGTCCCAGCGGGAACTGCTCGCGCCGTACGCCGAGAGGTACTTCGCCGCCATCGAGCGGGTGTGGGCCGAGCGGTCGATCCAGATCGGCATGGTCGTGGTCCAGGGGCTGTTCCCGGCGCTCCAGCAGTCGCAGGCCACGCTCGACGCGACCGACGCGTGGCTCGCGGCCCACGCGGGCGCGGCGCCGGCGCTGCGGCGGCTGGTGCTGGAGGCGCGGGACGATCTGGCGCGGGGGCTGCGGGGGCAGGCGTGTGACGCGGCGGCCGCCGACGCGTCAACCGCGGGATGA
- a CDS encoding mycothiol-dependent nitroreductase Rv2466c family protein, with protein sequence MSDKTPVDFWFDPLCPWAWMTSRWVLEVEKVRDIEVRWHLMSLAVLNEDKLDDLPEEYRDFLETKAWGPVRVVIAAQEEHGTEVLGDLYTALGTRFHNQGEGSGKETVAAALKDAGLPDSLMDHWDATEYEPQLRASHKEGIDKVGQEVGTPVIAVPGADGEQIAFFGPVVTPAPQGEDAAKLWDGTLAVASVPGFYEIKRTRTKGPDFSNL encoded by the coding sequence ATGTCGGACAAGACCCCCGTCGACTTCTGGTTCGACCCCCTGTGCCCCTGGGCCTGGATGACCTCGCGCTGGGTGCTGGAGGTGGAGAAGGTCCGTGACATCGAGGTCCGCTGGCACCTGATGAGCCTCGCCGTCCTCAACGAGGACAAGCTGGACGACCTGCCCGAGGAGTACCGCGACTTCCTGGAGACCAAGGCGTGGGGCCCGGTCCGGGTCGTCATCGCCGCCCAGGAGGAGCACGGCACCGAGGTGCTCGGCGACCTCTACACCGCGCTCGGCACCCGCTTCCACAACCAGGGCGAGGGCTCCGGCAAGGAGACCGTCGCCGCCGCCCTGAAGGACGCCGGCCTGCCGGACTCCCTCATGGACCACTGGGACGCCACCGAGTACGAGCCGCAGCTGCGTGCCTCCCACAAGGAGGGCATCGACAAGGTCGGCCAGGAGGTCGGCACCCCCGTCATCGCCGTCCCCGGCGCCGACGGCGAGCAGATCGCCTTCTTCGGCCCGGTCGTCACCCCGGCCCCCCAGGGCGAGGACGCCGCGAAGCTGTGGGACGGCACCCTCGCCGTGGCCTCCGTGCCGGGCTTCTACGAGATCAAGCGGACGCGGACGAAGGGGCCGGACTTCAGCAACCTGTAG